GACCACAGGGCACCCCGCGGCCATGGCCTCCAGAAGCACGGTCGGAAGCGCATCCATGTTTCCGTCTGCCGCGCGAATGCAGGGAAGCGCAAACGCAGCACATCGAGAAAGAGCGGCCGCAACTCTCTCCTGTGGCCACGGTCCGGTCAACTGAACGAAACTCCCGAGATCAAGCCGTTTGATTTCCTTTCTTAGCCGATCCTCTTCACGTCCCTCGCCGACAATCTCGCACCGCTTGAGCAGACCCTTGTCGGCGAGCAACCTGCAAGCGCGTACCAGATAGACGAATCCTTTCTTCTCAATCAGTCGTCCAACGCTGAGAATCGTGCCGGGTTCGCGAGAACCCGTATGGAATGTGAAGCGATCGAGGGGAATACCGTTATAGAGCACACGAATCTTGGCGGGGTCGGCGCCGACATGTTGTTCGAGATGGCGGGCATTGAACTGAGACACCGTCACGCAGAACGCGGATAGTTCGATGATGCGGCGGAGCAGCCGCCGGTTGACGCTTTCGCGGAAGATCTCATGGGCATGCAGCGTTACAGAGAATGTCGGACCGCCGATCATCCGTGAGAGTGCGGCCACCGTCGCCGCGAACCCGCCGAAATGGCAGTGAACGTGGCGGACATTTCGACGCGCCGCCCAGCGACGAACCAGCATCGCTTGCCATAGGTCTCGAAAGGTCACGTCCCCGGCCCCCCAGCGACGAATAATGCGGGGGAGGCCGGAAGCGGAGTGCTTCATCACAGTCCACGCGGCCTCGCGAATCTTGGCGGGGCTGTCCCAGAAACTCTCGGGGATGTACTCGGAGGCGCTCTCCAGGTCTTTCAGGCAGCCGTGGAAACGGCCTTCCCTCGGCAGCCGAAGGGATAGCACCCGAACGGGCCGGCCCTGGTTCTGATGTTCCAGAATCTCGTTGACGATAAACGTCTCCGAATACTTTGGGAACACCTGCAACAGGTAGGCGACCGCCGGCTCACCGACCCGCAATGTCGCGTTGTCAGCTGACATGGGCGTGCTCCTGAATCCGGCAAGGCAATGCGCGGCGTACGGTGTTTGCCAGTTCAATAATGGTCGCCGCGACCTGGCTCCATCCTCTCGTTGAAACGCTTGACTTGGCGTGAAGCTGCAACCGCTTCCGCAGCTCGGGACTCTGACCGGCTCGCAGCATGGCGCGAGCGAGGTCATTGATGTCGCCCGGGGTAACGAGCAGTCCGTTGTGATCGTGGCGGATCAGTTCCGCGATCTGCCCGGCTCGGCTGGCGATCACGCACAGTCCGGCGGCCAAGTACTCGTAGAGCTTCAACGGTGAAAAATAGAAGGTCGGCTGAGGCAGGTACGGCGCCAGGGCGACGTCCATGGCCGCAAGGAGCGAGGGCACTTCTTCATGACGCGCGCTTCCATAAAACGTCACGGCGTCGCCGATCTGTAGCTCACCGGCGCGGGCACGATAGCGTTCCACCTTTCGACCGTCCCCGACAATCAACAAGTGCGCGTTTGGCATTGCGACGCAAACTTTGGCAAACGCTTCCATGAGCACATCCACGCCGTGCCACGGTCGAAGCGTCCCCACGAATCCAAAGACGACCGCTTC
This portion of the Phycisphaerae bacterium genome encodes:
- a CDS encoding glycosyltransferase family 4 protein, with translation MSADNATLRVGEPAVAYLLQVFPKYSETFIVNEILEHQNQGRPVRVLSLRLPREGRFHGCLKDLESASEYIPESFWDSPAKIREAAWTVMKHSASGLPRIIRRWGAGDVTFRDLWQAMLVRRWAARRNVRHVHCHFGGFAATVAALSRMIGGPTFSVTLHAHEIFRESVNRRLLRRIIELSAFCVTVSQFNARHLEQHVGADPAKIRVLYNGIPLDRFTFHTGSREPGTILSVGRLIEKKGFVYLVRACRLLADKGLLKRCEIVGEGREEDRLRKEIKRLDLGSFVQLTGPWPQERVAAALSRCAAFALPCIRAADGNMDALPTVLLEAMAAGCPVVSTRLSGIPEIVDDGRSGLLVEPNDETALATTLETVLKDASRAQVIAEAGRRRVEELFDVRKSVATLGEWQHRAAGPTRDCRAALPSHAEAVLVTEQAR